The region TGAGAAGTTTTGGAGAGATTTTTTACTTCCCTGTCCTTGACTCTTCTATTTTAATTCCAGATATTCTTATCAACACACAAACATAATCATAGCTCCTGATGCATACGCATGGAATAGCACCTGATGTCTGTTTTCAGTATTACTGGCCATAACTAAACGTGACAGTCTTTCCCAATGAGTATTTAACAGAACTGGTATTTTAGCTGCTCAGACAGCGAGAGACAGCGCAAGAGCAATGTTTGATAGCTATGGCATGTATAAACATCAGGTTAACCTGACTTCAGGACAAGTGCTGGTATCTTTCTCCCAAGAATAAGGAAAGCTCTCCACTTTGCCCTCCACACTGCTTCCCTGGCAGGCTGGCCGGCCAGAGCCCTGCACCGCTTGCCCCGGCCGGCCAGCCAGAGCCCTGCACTGCTTGCCCCGGCTGGTCAGCCAGAGCCCTACCCACCAGCTCACTCCAGGAGCACTAACAGCGTCACTAAGAACCAGACAGCAGATTAAAGAAATACTTATCAACGGATACAGCACACAAAGGATATGGCACAGCCACTTCCTCCTGCCAGACCTTCTCCAGCTCCCTGATgtctcagccctgcagcaggtCACCGTGGCCTCACGCTGCCTCAGGAGGGCTGCAGACATGGAGGCTAATTAGCTAATTGCTAGTGCATTGGGGACAGTCTCTTACATAATCcatctggattaaaaaaaaacccaaacaaccttTGCTTAACTGAGAGCCAGCATTTTTATGTGATACTCACCAACTGTCACATTAGTGATGCCTTCGTGTACAGTTCTCCCATCTCTGTCATTCACTTCTATAGAATATCTGCCACTGTCACGTTCCTGAATCCTGTCTAGTCTGAGGCCATACTTAGACACAATCTCAGACCTGCTAACATATTCCTCATGGTACCAAAACCAAGAACCATTTCTCCAAgcaatttctgtcttttcttttttccagactcCCTGGAAGAAGTGTTCCAGCTTTGTCTCTGTTAGAGTCAAGAACACGGATCCACCAATcagttctgtgatttctttaaatgtttccactcctgaggggagaaaaacataTCTGCTCCTTATTGGGGTATTTGGCACTCCACAGAGAGTGACGACAAGCAGGAATATTCCTTGTATGTCTTGTTAATTGGAAGTGTTCTTCCTTTGCTAGAGTTATTTGAAATATTGGCCTGAAATCAATACAGAGAGATTCACTGTAGGAGTGCCTCAGTATCTTAACTGGTACTAAGATagcttttttcccattttaataaTGTTTCTTCCATTCCATGTGCTTACACAGATTGTCCTTACTACAACAGGGAGAGCCCAGGGGTGAGTAAGCTATAGGTTAATGGGACTCTGCCCAGTCTTACAACATTCATTGGTGCCATCTGCACAAGACTGGTGTAAATTGAGGGCAGCCCCCTTCACACTTTGTATCTCCGTTACGGTCTCTGCCCTTACTGCGGCTCACACACGTACCTCAGGTAGTGGGAAAACACCATCCCCAGAACATCGCAGCGGGAGCACAGAGCTTCAGGTGAGCCGCAAAACCTCTTGCGCAAATGGGCACCACTTCACTCACACCTCACACCTCTGGGTCTGCATGGGTAAAAGGGCACTGGTAGCACAGGAGCTAACCCTGTACCTGCGAGTAAATTGCTCTGTGCCAGCTTGAAACTGTACCCCACATGCACCCTCAAACCACCCCCACTCCCGCCGTCCTCCCAACAGGagaaaaggatggaaaaggaaggagggcGTGTGCTAAAAAGAGCAAAGGCAACTTGAGGAAGGACATACACGGATTTGGAGCTAGAGCACTCCTTCAAAAAGCTGGACATGGAACTGCTCATGCTGCTCTGTTCAGGGTTTGGTTTTACATCACACCTAAGAGCCAGCTCTTCTTGCAGACTACTGCGCTTTGCAGAAGGCTTGAAATGCAGCAGGACTTCCCAAAATTAACCTCTAAAAGACTGCTTTAGCAACACGAGTACCACCCTCAGGCACACAGTTGCCCCAAGCAGTCATTCCAGACATACACATGCACAACTTGCATGAAATACTTGCATGAAATACTTCTGCCATATACTCTCCCTCATCCCCCCACTGCATGGGGCATCGGTTCAAGCTGCCGCTGGGGAATGCACAGGCTCTGTTGCAGTAGATCGCTGGGACATTTGCTGCCTGTCTTCTCTTGGCCACTCGCTGGTTGTCTGTCTTCCACATGACATGGATGTATCTGGCTGATTGCGGGCAGTTCTGATCAAAAGTAACAGTCACCTACAAGCCCTCTGACAAGGTGCCATGCTGAAAGAGAGCACATGCATATTTACTTCAGGGATGTACAGGATATCGTCTATATAGTCTTACTACCTATTTCCATACAAGCTTACAAGTTGTATACTGGGAACCCGCAGGCAGCCAGAGCTTGGTTTAAGGAGAAGGCAGATAGCGAATTAAGTCCCAGAGTGAACAGTTCCCAGAGAAATATGAGAAGGTCCATTTCCTTGTCATGCTGAGGAAGCATTTTACTGGGATTTGATTTAGGAAGGGAGAATCCTCCTGGGAGGTCACAAGACACAGCAAGAGTGTATTATGAATTGGCATCTGTCATATATATTAATACCTAGGGACACATCTAGAATACTGTCTTTGACACTGTCCAAAAGCCGAAGTGTAAGCTCTAATAGTTTCCCTACAAAACTGGATCCTGACATTTGCAACAGCTGTGGTCAGAAGTGGAAACAAACCCTATGCCTTTTGTCATAAGCTGAATTTGGACATGGCAATGGTGAAAAACCTCCATGGCAGAATGGCTCTAAGACCTCGGAGCCCCTCAAGGCAGCACAGCACGTGTCTGCTACCCACACCAAGCACCATGTGGCAAGTAAGGACGCAAGAGCATCCTCGGGAGTTTGCAATTTGTTTTGCTCTCATTAATTCTGGCTCATGTGCTTGGGAAATTAGAAAAGCTGCCAAGAAGCTGTGCATGTTTCCCACGTGTAGGTGCTGCTTTAGAAAGCAGGTGAACTCCCAAGAGAGACAATGAAAACTGGAGACAACTTCTCAGTTCAGCTGATTGGTGATGGCGATGGGGAAGCGGAATGGGCTCCTGGTGGCGGCCGAAGCGGCACGGCCGCCGCATGCGAAGCCACAGGCTCAGAGCAGGCGTTACCCAAGCAACGGCAAGGCAGGCTGCTGCCTCTCACCCAGCCCTGTACCCACGCCGACTAGCAGTCGTGGGGCTGGGCAAGGATGACCGGCCGTGTGTTTTTGTGAGATTCCCTCCTCGCAGCTGGCTCCGATGCTCGCTGCACCCTCCGCCCGGCACACAGCCCGTGTGGACACCCCCTCCTGAACCACAAATCGTTGGGATTAGCAAACCGAAATCAGCTAGAAGAGGACAGGATCACGCTGTCGGGTGTAACCATCAGAGGACGGGGGGCGATACTTCCCACTTGTGGTAGCGGTGGAACTGTTGAAGGGACTCCAGTTGTCTGCAAACCCCAGCCCCCGGCCACGCACCCATGCCGGCTTGCAAGCACCCCCGGCTCGGCGCACCTgcaccgcccgcccggcccccggcggcgggcagggccgggccgggccgggccgggccgggccgcggtgCCAcctccccctcccgccccctccGCCTCAGCCCCCGGCCGGGCGGGCTATaagaagcggcggcggcggggcccggctgCTTATGCTGGCGGCGGGAGGTGGGGGCGGCAGCGGTGGTGGTGGGGCAcctccgcccgccgccgccatgaAGTCCCCTCAGGCCCAGCGGCCGCCGGGTGAAGGTGGGAGCGGCGGGCTGAGGGGGCGCGGCGGgaccctttccccttcccttcccctccgcGGGGGTGGGAGGCTGGGGACGCcgtgggggtgtgggggggcgggcggcgggtcTCCCCTCACAGCGCGGGGGTCCGGGGGCGGGCAGCGCCCGGCGGGTCCtcacgctgctgctgccgcctccCGGCAGCGCTGGGGGAGGACGGCGGGGACCTGGCGGAGGCGCTGGGGGAGTTCGACGCGGTGCTGGCGGAGTTCTCCTGCCCCGCCGGCCGGCGCCGCTTCCACTTCGGCGAGCACCTGGAGCGCATGAAGCGGCGGAGCAGCGCCAGCGTCAGCGACGGCAGCGGCCTCAGCGACTCGGAGAGTGAGTGTCCCTCGGTCTGTCCGGCTGTCCCGGCCCCGGGGGGTGTCAAAACCGGGTGTTAAACCAGCGCGGCCCCCTCCGCGAGAGAAGCAGGGATCCCCAAACGAGAaaccctactttttttttttttttaatcgctCTTTCATTGGCTGTTCTTGGGTTAGAAGACGCGAGGATGTGAAGTCTGGCCCCGCTGGTTTTGTTCTCCAGATGTTGAacagcagaggagggaaggagggcgAGAGTCGCTGGAGGGAAGCCACGGCACGGCCGCCTCCAGAGCAGATAAGGCTGAAAAACTCACTGCAGAAAAAAGTCAAGCTGCTAGCCAGCTGCTGAAACACCGAGGCATCCCTGCATcttaaagacaaaacaaaaaaagatgtctCGTAGGTTCACAGGGACTGTCTGTTGTGTCTCAGGAGCTGAAGTCTCAGCTGAGAGAGAGCGAACTAAAGTGCGCTTTCCAGAAGAGATGGAAACTCAGCCAGGTTTCTGGTTTAGTGTTATCACTGTTTTGGAGGTGATAATTTTAAGCTGACTTGCACCCAGGTATACTTGATGTATACAGACAGTGCATGCAGAAGATAGTACAAGCAGGGTGGGAAGCAGACACTGActgttttgaggaagaaaacatagAGTTGGAACTAAGATTTTTCTAGTTAACTTGGAAATAAGTGTTAtgcctcttattttttttgctagtcAGGAAGAGAAAACATCTTTCATTTTCCAGGCAGTGAGGCTGGAAACTGCTGTTCTCCTCGGGCGCAGTTAGACTCAAGGGCTACTTTGTCAGAAGTAAGTTCTGCTAAAAACAAACTatactcaggttttttttagttcctAAACTGTACAGGCAGTTGTAAGAAGCTTATCTGTTTTTCAGTTACTTAAAATTGCTGCTTTAATTCCTGTTGTGCTGCTTTATCAGTTCAGCAATTTACCACACAGTTCTGTTGATTTAGTGCTAAAACATTAATATAATATTCCTAGTACTTAAGCTGTGAGTCCATAGCTTCTCCGTATTATCAGAGCCTTTTATCTTGTCATTGTGGGCaggattaatttaatttcattgatAGGTAGCGTTTTACCTGCCCTGAACTTGGATACCTTTACTAGCAGTGcctttgaagtgttttgtttttttttttttcctgtagtcaCTGAAGGTATGTGGATCCAGATGCTGCTTTGTTGTTTCACGATGTAGTGGGTGAACCACTCCTTGCAAGTATCTCTTTCCCTGTGAGGGAGGTTTGGAAATGCACGCCTGATTTAGGCTGGACACTAGCCTTTTGGATGGCTGAGGGTGTGTAAGGTGAGGTCTGCCTTTACTGAGTCAAGCTGATGAAATGTGAGCCGTGTTGTAAATCTGAGTCTGTTATTAACTGCAGCAATACAGCCCTAGTGTTATTGTTTCTTGTGCAGTCTTCAGTATTGTAATATATTAACCTCTCTCATACTTTTACCACAAATGAGACACTTAGAGAATCTTCACTCTATCAATTTATCTAGTGAAATAATCTACTgttgagaaaacaagaaaaaaaaaaaaaaacaaaacagtatcaAGAACTTACTCTTCTTGCATAGATAAAGGCATCTGTAGTTGCTTAGCGTATCTGCTGTGGTTCAGAAAACTTAAATCTTGAACAGTGCTTAAAATAGCTGTTTTAGGATGGACAGGAAGGGCCTTTTGGGGAAGTGATGTTCTCTGACAGGACGGGAGGCCTGGTGAGAAACAGCGTGCTCATGTAAATTGGCAGACCAGATCTTTAGGAAGatctgggaaataaaaataggtGTCAGAAGTCTGCATTGATTTAGGCTGAAGACATTAACAGGATAGCGGGACGGACAGGGTTTGATGTCTCTATATGAAGTCCTCAAGGTTTTTGTATGAGAAACTTGTCAAGCTCTCAAATCCCATCCTGTGCTGGGGTCCCTCCCTTGGTGATGCATCATGtgaaaagcagctctggagaAGTCAGAAGTCACCGTCTACTGGAAACTGGCATATATGGGACCAGGAGGTGCACTAAGAGTGACCTGTTAGCATCCAACAGTGTCAAGCGTATGAGGATATATTTAAgggaagggaaacagaaaatcagCTGGCTCTCCTCGTTTCTCAGAACAGGCCCAGTAAAACTCTTGTTCCTAAAGGCATCATTCAGTGTGGACAACTTATTTTGAAGTTACAGTAGGACTGGAGAGGAGTTGCAGATTTATAAAGAGTTCCTTTTATAAAACAGGCTACAGTGTCTGATGTAATACAGCTACACTCCCTACATCTATTTTAAGAACAGAATACTTACCCAGGCTCTTTCTGTTCAAACtcaatgttttcttcctctagGTTCACGTTTCCTTTGGTCTCTGTCATTTAGTGCAAACATAGTGCTGAATTCATGACCTCGCTTTTCCCATGGTAATGCTTTAGGTTAAACACCGCTGCAAGATCAAGGAGAAACTGGGCTGAAAGAGCAACTTCTGACAACACAAATCTGTAGCAACACAAAAGAAATTCCAACAATATTATCTGCAGATAGTTTGAATTATCCCTTTGTTCATAAAGACGTAAAGAGTCTTTGCAAAATCTTGTTATCCAGTGCCAAGACTATTCCAAGTACACTTTGTCATGTATGTACAGAACAGTTCAGAGTGTCATATTTTAGTGCTATCTCTTGTTTGTTAGTTAATCTAATTCTCCTAACTGATGTGGTGTGGTTGAAGGTTAGGTATATGTATCTTTCGGCCACTGGTGCAGGGGTATCTTTTGAGCCTAGGGTGGGACTGTAAGGAGAGGTAACATTTTAAACTGTTGCAACTGTTTGTTTCAGGACTCCTGAATCAGTCTTAAATTCAGCTTCACAAGAAGCCAGTAACTGGTATGAAGTGGTCATACTTGAACAACACTGTTTTGTGGTAGGGTAAGGAAAGCCTTTCCTTTCCTGGAGCTTCTGCCATGAGGATGAGCCCAGTTAATTTATCAGAAGTATTTACAGAAGATTTTTATCAATATAGTTAATCCTACAAATATTGCTTTTAACCTTAAAATCCCCTCTTGAGGGACCTAGCTCCAAAAGTACCAATTGAAATTCTTACATTACATATTTcaggcttttaagaaaaaataaggatttGAAGACACTGCTGTGGAAAATGGGCATAATAGTACTTGGCTCTCCCACATCTTGTCCTGTTATTTGACTAAACGATCTTTGGACAAGGTCTGTCTTGGCTGTGGTTAAGTATTGTGTGTAACACGATGGACTCTAGACCGTACAGTAATAAAGGCTTGCATGTGCAGATGTTCATGATGATGTTAGTACTTGGCCCACAAGTATTACATTAACAACAACAGCTGATTGGGTCAGTGCTGGAAATCATGATGCAACTGGTGAGTTACTCCAACAGACATTCTTGAGTTGCTGGACTGTGAGTGAGTACCAGTTATGTTTCAACTTGATGTATTCAACCAGATCTAAGTATAATAGCTTCATACTTTAGGTTATTAATCATGCTGAAACTTCTAAGTTGAGGGGTACCTTATTAACTCTCTGCTATTTACAGTGCATGTTGGCTGTGATAAAACAGGATTTATGTTAAAGTGTGCTGTGCTGGCCAAAGCCACCAGTGTGGATGCAGCTATACTGGCGAACTCTTACAGATATCATTTGCTTCTTGTGTTTTGGAACAAGCTTGCAAAGAAAAGTGCAAGCTTGCGTGTGTAAATTTTATGCCCACTCAGTGCATTGTGCTAGTACAGTATATGGCAATGCCAGGACAGGTTTCCAAGTTTAGGCTTAGGATAATGGATAGAAAGTTGGACTTTATGAGAGGTTGTGAAGGGAAGTGCTTTAACATTTCTTGTGCCAAAGCTATAACACCACCCAAAAGCTAAATGATAATCTGTTGTT is a window of Nyctibius grandis isolate bNycGra1 chromosome 2, bNycGra1.pri, whole genome shotgun sequence DNA encoding:
- the RGCC gene encoding regulator of cell cycle RGCC, yielding MLAAGGGGGSGGGGAPPPAAAMKSPQAQRPPGEALGEDGGDLAEALGEFDAVLAEFSCPAGRRRFHFGEHLERMKRRSSASVSDGSGLSDSESADSLYRNSFSLSDEKLNSPTASTPSLPSPSVTPCKAKLGDTKELEDFIADLDRTLASM